The following proteins come from a genomic window of Nostoc sp. TCL26-01:
- a CDS encoding glycosyltransferase family 4 protein, whose amino-acid sequence MKILVLSWEFPPRIVGGIARHVAELYPELVKLGHEIHLITVEVGQASMYEVVEGIHIHRVPVSHSHDFFHWVVNFNQSMGHHGGKLISEEGSFDLIHAHDWLVGDAAIALKHTFKIPLVATIHATEYGRYNGIHNDTQRYIHGKESLLAYNAWRIIVCTNYMRQEVERALSSPGNKIDVVHNGIRAEKKQHHEDFHAQNFRRQFAQDHEKIVYYVGRMTYEKGVSVLLNAAPKVLWEMGGYVKFVIVGGGNTDNLKRQAGDLGIWDKCYFTGFLSDEYLDKFQTVADCAVFPSLYEPFGIVALESFASRVPVVVSDTGGFPEVVQHTKTGLVTWVNNADSLAWGILEVLKNPGYRQWLIDNAYEDLQRRFSWPKLAKQTETIYQRVVKERSQVVW is encoded by the coding sequence ATGAAGATACTGGTACTGAGTTGGGAGTTTCCACCGAGAATCGTTGGCGGTATTGCGCGTCATGTGGCTGAATTATACCCCGAACTAGTAAAACTAGGGCATGAAATCCACCTAATTACGGTAGAAGTTGGTCAAGCATCAATGTATGAAGTGGTGGAGGGTATACATATACATCGAGTACCAGTGTCTCATAGTCATGACTTTTTTCACTGGGTAGTCAATTTCAATCAGAGTATGGGTCATCATGGTGGCAAGTTAATCAGTGAGGAAGGCTCATTTGACTTAATCCATGCCCATGATTGGTTAGTGGGAGATGCAGCGATCGCTCTCAAGCATACCTTTAAAATTCCCCTGGTTGCTACCATCCACGCCACTGAATATGGACGCTATAACGGAATTCACAATGATACCCAACGGTATATCCACGGCAAGGAAAGCTTACTGGCTTACAATGCTTGGCGGATTATTGTCTGTACAAATTATATGCGCCAAGAGGTAGAGAGAGCGCTCTCAAGTCCGGGGAATAAAATCGATGTCGTTCATAATGGCATTCGTGCAGAAAAGAAACAACACCATGAAGATTTTCATGCTCAAAATTTTCGTCGCCAATTTGCCCAAGACCATGAGAAGATTGTCTACTATGTGGGGCGGATGACTTACGAAAAAGGTGTATCAGTTTTACTCAACGCTGCACCGAAAGTGTTGTGGGAGATGGGTGGCTACGTAAAATTTGTGATTGTTGGTGGTGGTAATACTGACAATCTCAAACGTCAGGCTGGGGATTTGGGAATTTGGGATAAGTGTTACTTTACAGGCTTTCTTTCCGATGAATATTTAGATAAGTTCCAAACTGTGGCTGACTGTGCTGTATTCCCCAGCCTTTACGAACCCTTTGGCATTGTAGCTTTAGAAAGCTTCGCCTCACGAGTTCCCGTAGTGGTGTCAGATACAGGTGGCTTCCCGGAAGTAGTGCAACATACTAAGACGGGTTTAGTAACTTGGGTAAATAATGCCGATTCTTTGGCTTGGGGAATTTTGGAAGTTTTAAAAAATCCCGGTTATCGTCAATGGCTAATTGATAACGCCTATGAGGATTTGCAGCGTCGCTTTAGCTGGCCAAAATTAGCCAAACAAACCGAGACAATTTATCAACGAGTGGTCAAAGAGCGATCGCAAGTTGTATGGTAA
- a CDS encoding cyanophycinase, with the protein MARAFSNLAKWWKNLISRITAYLKDFFQGNIVEVSPLPTLAGPVFSLGGGGPDVEAAIQWMINQVRGSAAVDVVVIRTYGSDDYNRLIYGMKGVNSVETLIVSNRQDANRYDIVNKIRNAEVVFFAGGDQCQYIRSWKDTQLEAAVQSVYQRGGAIGGTSAGSMILSDFIFDACASEEAVETKDILEDPYYNVTFTYNFFRWHHLQGTIIDTHFDSRKRMGRIMAFVARQIQDGVSRSALGIAISEETSVVVDKYGQAKVMGRNAAYFVLGDHPPEVCKPRTPLTYHDYKIWRVTNGETFDLNNPPSRGYYFRSVVRGRFNSDPY; encoded by the coding sequence ATGGCACGAGCATTCTCAAATTTAGCAAAGTGGTGGAAGAATTTAATATCCCGAATTACAGCATACCTGAAAGACTTCTTCCAGGGCAACATTGTCGAAGTTAGTCCTCTGCCCACCTTGGCAGGGCCTGTCTTCAGCTTGGGTGGCGGAGGGCCAGATGTGGAAGCCGCTATCCAGTGGATGATTAACCAAGTTAGAGGTAGCGCCGCAGTTGATGTTGTCGTAATTCGGACTTATGGTAGTGACGATTACAATCGCCTCATTTATGGTATGAAAGGCGTAAACTCTGTAGAGACTTTGATTGTCAGCAATCGTCAAGATGCTAACAGGTATGATATTGTCAACAAAATCCGCAATGCTGAGGTAGTGTTTTTTGCTGGTGGTGACCAATGTCAATATATTCGTAGCTGGAAAGATACACAACTAGAGGCGGCTGTACAGTCAGTTTATCAAAGAGGTGGGGCTATTGGTGGTACTAGCGCCGGGTCAATGATTTTAAGCGATTTTATCTTCGATGCTTGCGCTAGTGAAGAGGCTGTAGAAACAAAAGATATTCTGGAAGATCCTTACTATAATGTCACTTTTACCTACAACTTTTTTCGCTGGCATCATTTGCAAGGAACTATCATCGATACCCATTTCGACAGCCGTAAACGCATGGGGAGAATTATGGCTTTTGTCGCCCGACAAATTCAAGACGGTGTTTCTCGCAGTGCTTTGGGGATAGCCATTAGTGAGGAGACATCTGTGGTTGTCGATAAATATGGTCAAGCAAAAGTTATGGGGCGAAATGCAGCATACTTTGTCTTAGGAGATCATCCCCCAGAAGTATGTAAACCCCGGACACCTTTAACTTACCACGACTACAAAATCTGGCGAGTCACCAATGGTGAAACTTTTGATCTGAATAACCCACCCAGCAGGGGTTATTATTTTCGCAGTGTAGTTAGGGGAAGGTTTAATTCCGATCCTTATTGA
- a CDS encoding cysteine desulfurase family protein has protein sequence MSNRPIYLDCHATTPVDERVLSAMLPYFTEKFGNPSSINHVYGWEAEAAVKQAREILATAINATPEEIVFTSGATEANNLAIKGVAEAYFQKGQHIITVATEHNAVLDPCEYLKTLGFEITILPVQADGLIDLTALAKALRPETILVSVMAANNEIGVLQPLAEIGEMCRDRHIIFHTDAAQAIGKIPLDVQAMQIDLMSLTAHKVYGPKGIGALYVRRRNPRVQLAPQQNGGGHERGMRSGTLYTPQIVGFGKAVEIALAEQAPENIRLTQLRQRLWEQLAQIPGIHLNGHPTQRLAGNLNISVAGVDGTALLLGLQSIMAVSSGSACSSVKTAPSHVLTALGHSEKLAYASIRFGMGRFNTEAEIDLVSKQAIATIESLRQQASLV, from the coding sequence ATGTCGAATCGTCCTATATATCTAGATTGTCACGCTACTACACCTGTGGATGAGCGTGTGTTATCGGCAATGCTACCTTACTTTACAGAAAAATTTGGCAATCCATCTAGTATTAATCATGTTTATGGTTGGGAAGCAGAGGCGGCTGTTAAACAAGCACGAGAAATATTAGCAACGGCAATTAATGCTACACCTGAAGAAATTGTCTTTACTAGTGGGGCGACGGAAGCGAATAATTTAGCCATTAAAGGTGTGGCTGAAGCTTATTTTCAAAAAGGTCAACATATCATTACTGTAGCCACAGAACATAATGCAGTACTTGATCCTTGTGAGTATTTAAAAACTTTGGGTTTTGAGATTACTATTTTGCCAGTTCAAGCAGATGGATTAATTGATTTAACAGCATTAGCAAAAGCTTTGCGTCCAGAAACAATTTTAGTATCAGTGATGGCTGCTAATAATGAAATTGGGGTGTTGCAACCATTAGCAGAAATTGGGGAAATGTGCCGCGATCGCCATATAATTTTTCATACAGATGCTGCTCAAGCTATTGGTAAAATCCCCTTGGATGTGCAAGCTATGCAGATAGATTTGATGTCTCTGACAGCTCATAAAGTATATGGGCCAAAGGGTATTGGTGCATTATATGTCCGCAGACGTAACCCCAGGGTGCAACTTGCACCCCAACAAAATGGTGGTGGACATGAACGGGGTATGCGTTCGGGAACTTTGTACACGCCGCAAATTGTCGGCTTTGGTAAAGCTGTAGAAATTGCTTTAGCAGAACAAGCCCCTGAAAATATACGTTTAACTCAGCTTAGACAAAGATTGTGGGAACAGCTTGCTCAAATTCCTGGAATCCATCTCAACGGACATCCTACTCAAAGATTAGCAGGAAACTTGAATATCAGCGTTGCAGGTGTAGATGGTACGGCGCTGTTATTAGGCTTACAGTCAATTATGGCTGTTTCGTCTGGTTCGGCTTGTTCTTCAGTCAAAACCGCACCTTCCCACGTCCTCACAGCTTTAGGACATTCGGAAAAGCTAGCTTACGCCTCAATTCGCTTTGGAATGGGACGCTTTAATACAGAAGCGGAAATTGATCTAGTGAGCAAACAGGCGATCGCTACCATTGAAAGTTTACGCCAACAGGCAAGTTTAGTCTAG
- a CDS encoding restriction endonuclease subunit R: MVPIIQDQNIGIAYLEERFGLQLAEEETFFAEWGENLPELTDLEKQDLDRIKNNFLRLVKYPPLSEETVKLVVLSPLLDLAGFYDEPFFIRSEQSIEISTEDEGKIIRGRIDVLVVQQQLSLLIIGSKKSSWSLLAAIPQALTYMIANPEQNKPVFGLVMNGNDFIFIKLIKNSQLEYALSDQFTLWKRENELYKVLGILKKLSQILS; this comes from the coding sequence ATGGTTCCAATTATCCAAGACCAAAATATTGGTATCGCCTATTTAGAAGAACGATTTGGCTTACAATTAGCTGAAGAAGAGACGTTTTTTGCAGAATGGGGGGAAAACTTACCAGAACTTACAGATTTAGAAAAGCAAGATTTAGATAGGATTAAAAACAATTTTTTGCGTTTAGTTAAATATCCTCCCCTATCAGAAGAAACTGTTAAGTTAGTAGTTTTATCTCCTTTGCTTGATTTAGCTGGATTTTATGATGAGCCTTTTTTTATCAGAAGTGAGCAATCTATAGAAATTTCTACCGAGGATGAAGGTAAAATTATTAGAGGGAGAATTGATGTTTTAGTAGTTCAACAACAATTATCGTTGTTAATCATAGGATCTAAAAAGTCTAGTTGGTCTTTATTAGCAGCTATACCTCAAGCACTGACTTATATGATAGCTAATCCTGAGCAAAATAAACCTGTATTTGGATTAGTCATGAATGGCAATGATTTTATTTTTATCAAACTAATAAAAAATTCTCAACTAGAGTATGCTTTATCTGATCAATTTACTCTGTGGAAACGAGAAAATGAACTCTATAAAGTTCTGGGAATATTAAAAAAACTCAGTCAAATATTAAGCTAA
- a CDS encoding type I restriction endonuclease translates to MYQDFCELVLRKSDDQYFFREAIENLTDISELEKQYLDRVKSNYLSLLENSPLLEDAVKLVVLSPLLDLAGFYHSPFHISTEESIEISEEIIIEFQAEIKEIIKGKIDVLVLQAQLWLIIIESKRSTFSLAKAIPQALTYMLANPNDNFTVYSLVMNGEDFQFIKLNKQNQPMYALSERFTLYRNENKLYTVLKILRNLGKILN, encoded by the coding sequence ATGTATCAGGATTTTTGTGAATTGGTATTACGAAAGTCTGATGATCAGTATTTCTTTCGAGAAGCAATTGAGAATTTAACTGATATTTCTGAATTAGAAAAACAATATTTAGATAGAGTTAAAAGTAATTACCTTAGCCTACTAGAAAACTCTCCTCTTTTAGAAGATGCAGTTAAATTAGTAGTTTTATCCCCCTTGCTAGATTTGGCTGGCTTTTACCATTCTCCTTTTCATATATCTACAGAAGAAAGTATAGAAATTAGTGAAGAAATAATTATAGAATTTCAAGCGGAAATTAAAGAAATCATCAAAGGTAAAATAGATGTATTAGTTTTGCAAGCTCAATTGTGGCTAATCATAATTGAATCTAAAAGGTCTACCTTTTCTCTAGCTAAAGCAATTCCTCAAGCACTGACTTATATGTTGGCAAATCCTAATGATAATTTTACTGTATATTCATTAGTCATGAATGGAGAAGATTTCCAATTTATTAAATTAAATAAACAAAACCAACCTATGTATGCCTTGTCGGAAAGGTTTACTTTGTATAGAAATGAAAACAAGTTATACACAGTTTTAAAAATATTAAGAAATCTAGGTAAAATCTTGAATTGA
- the bcp gene encoding thioredoxin-dependent thiol peroxidase has translation MSSIPEVGQPAPAFSTPDQNNNLVSLNDFDSQWIVIYFYPKDNTPGCTTEAKDFTELNQQFSQLGAKVLGVSPDLGKAHCKFIDKHNLSITLLSDPEHQLIEAYGAWRLKKFMGKEYMGVARSTFLISPDKIIAYTWPNVKAKGHAQAVLAKLQELANT, from the coding sequence ATGAGCAGCATTCCTGAAGTCGGACAACCAGCACCAGCTTTCTCAACACCAGATCAAAATAATAATTTAGTTAGCCTCAATGATTTTGATAGTCAGTGGATTGTGATCTATTTTTATCCTAAAGATAATACACCAGGCTGCACTACAGAAGCTAAAGATTTTACCGAATTAAATCAACAATTTAGTCAACTGGGAGCAAAAGTTTTAGGCGTAAGTCCAGATTTAGGCAAAGCGCACTGCAAATTTATTGACAAGCATAACCTATCAATTACTCTATTAAGTGACCCAGAACACCAACTGATAGAAGCTTATGGTGCTTGGCGTTTAAAAAAGTTTATGGGTAAAGAATATATGGGTGTAGCTCGGTCAACTTTTTTGATTTCACCTGACAAAATTATTGCCTATACTTGGCCTAATGTCAAAGCTAAAGGTCATGCCCAAGCAGTGTTAGCTAAATTACAGGAATTAGCAAATACTTAA
- a CDS encoding pectinesterase family protein, with translation MSLCINPQCSQPQNPDNVLFCQTCGSELLLEGRYRVLSILGGGGFGKTFAVSDAYTQTSKVLKVLINNHPKAVELFQREAEVLTRLQHPGIPKVEANGYFVYFPRNSQEPIHCLVMEKIEGLDLCEYLRQRDNRPIDQKLALQWLKEVVTILQQVHQQDLFHRDIKPSNIMLRADGRLALIDFGTARAVTGTYIAKQAIGQVTGVISAGYTPSEQVNGQAVQQSDFFALGRTFVYLLTGQEPSHPKIYNSYTDELNWRDYLKQSKTHPTNISPQFADLLDQMMARLPHQRPQNTQVILQRLAEIDQVTQPFPPPPPPPPPPKPKAWTRRRIFKIVGFSTLGLAGAAVLSQLLPKSTLVVSKLGGGDYKTITEAINNAQPGTRILVRPGVYQESLVVDKKLTIVGDGAKAEIIVESTDASCLLMQTDNAEVRGLTLRCRAGEQNQQYFAVNIPQGQAILADCDITSDSLSSVAIHGSTANPTIQQCQIHDSKQSGIYIYDNGRGIIEDCDIFRNTTTEITIDTNAQPVIRRCKIHDGKEGGLLIRERGLGTVEDCEIFNNTLSGIEIKEDSNPTIQRCKIYDSKQGGGLLIHKKGRGTIEDCDIYNNALSGVEIREGGNPLIRQCRINKNKYNALYVHENGLGTVENSDLTGNLRQTINIDSTSQLQRSGNVE, from the coding sequence ATGAGCCTCTGCATAAATCCTCAATGCTCACAACCACAAAACCCTGATAACGTCCTATTTTGTCAAACTTGTGGCTCAGAGTTACTCCTAGAAGGGCGCTACCGAGTGCTGAGTATTCTAGGCGGTGGTGGCTTTGGTAAAACATTTGCAGTCAGTGACGCTTACACTCAAACTTCCAAAGTTCTCAAAGTCCTCATTAATAACCATCCCAAAGCAGTAGAACTGTTTCAGCGAGAAGCAGAGGTTTTGACTCGGTTACAACATCCAGGAATACCCAAAGTCGAAGCCAACGGTTATTTTGTCTATTTTCCTCGCAATAGCCAAGAACCAATACACTGTTTGGTAATGGAAAAAATTGAGGGGTTAGATTTATGCGAATATTTGAGACAGAGAGATAATCGCCCCATTGATCAAAAGTTAGCTCTGCAATGGTTAAAAGAAGTTGTCACCATTCTCCAACAAGTCCATCAACAAGATTTGTTCCATCGAGATATTAAACCATCTAATATTATGCTCAGAGCAGATGGACGTTTAGCTCTGATTGACTTCGGTACAGCACGAGCAGTTACAGGAACTTACATTGCCAAACAAGCAATTGGACAAGTCACAGGAGTCATTTCCGCAGGTTACACCCCATCAGAACAAGTTAATGGACAAGCTGTACAGCAGTCAGATTTCTTCGCCTTGGGACGAACTTTTGTCTACTTACTCACAGGACAAGAACCATCTCACCCCAAAATCTACAACAGTTACACTGATGAGTTAAACTGGCGTGATTACCTCAAGCAAAGCAAAACCCATCCCACCAATATCTCTCCCCAGTTTGCAGATTTACTCGATCAAATGATGGCGCGTTTACCTCATCAGCGCCCACAAAATACCCAAGTAATTTTACAACGGTTGGCAGAGATTGACCAAGTTACCCAACCATTTCCACCGCCACCGCCACCACCGCCACCACCAAAGCCAAAAGCATGGACAAGACGACGCATATTTAAGATAGTGGGTTTTAGTACCCTGGGGTTAGCTGGTGCAGCAGTTCTTTCTCAATTACTGCCAAAATCAACTTTAGTTGTGTCTAAATTGGGTGGTGGAGATTACAAAACCATCACTGAAGCGATTAATAATGCTCAACCAGGTACACGCATTCTTGTGCGTCCAGGGGTTTATCAAGAAAGTCTGGTGGTAGACAAAAAATTAACCATTGTTGGTGATGGTGCAAAAGCAGAAATTATTGTTGAAAGTACAGACGCAAGTTGCTTACTTATGCAAACTGATAACGCCGAAGTTAGAGGTTTAACTTTACGTTGTCGAGCTGGAGAACAAAACCAGCAATATTTTGCTGTGAATATTCCCCAAGGACAAGCAATTTTAGCAGACTGTGATATTACATCTGATTCATTATCTAGTGTCGCTATTCATGGCTCTACAGCTAACCCAACCATTCAACAATGTCAAATCCACGATAGTAAACAAAGTGGTATTTATATTTACGACAACGGCCGAGGAATCATCGAAGATTGTGATATTTTCAGGAATACAACCACAGAAATTACGATTGACACCAATGCTCAACCTGTAATTCGTCGTTGCAAAATTCATGATGGTAAAGAAGGTGGTCTTCTCATCCGAGAACGAGGTTTGGGAACTGTGGAAGATTGCGAGATTTTCAACAATACCCTATCAGGTATCGAAATTAAGGAAGATAGTAATCCCACCATTCAACGATGCAAAATTTATGATAGTAAACAGGGTGGGGGACTATTAATTCATAAGAAAGGTCGGGGAACAATTGAAGATTGTGATATCTACAATAATGCTTTATCTGGAGTAGAGATTAGAGAAGGTGGTAATCCCCTAATTCGCCAGTGCCGAATTAATAAAAATAAATATAATGCTTTATACGTTCATGAAAATGGTTTAGGTACAGTGGAAAACTCTGATTTAACAGGCAACCTGCGTCAAACCATTAATATCGATTCTACATCTCAGTTACAGCGTAGTGGCAATGTAGAGTAG
- a CDS encoding HNH endonuclease has protein sequence MFTYSLYPDNWSEIATSVKQQAQWRCQKCGLHCIPPGKNTSEFTPRKRRAYTLQVHHWNRNPRDNRRENLVALCSACHLYYHQGGKSNVSPGQLSLW, from the coding sequence ATGTTCACTTATTCTCTGTATCCAGATAATTGGTCAGAAATTGCCACCTCAGTTAAGCAACAAGCCCAGTGGCGTTGTCAAAAGTGTGGGTTACACTGCATCCCCCCTGGTAAAAATACATCAGAGTTCACACCCAGAAAACGTAGAGCATACACACTTCAAGTTCATCACTGGAACCGCAACCCAAGAGATAATCGACGAGAGAATTTAGTCGCTTTGTGTAGTGCCTGTCACCTTTATTACCATCAAGGGGGAAAATCAAATGTTTCGCCGGGACAGTTATCTTTGTGGTGA
- a CDS encoding polyphosphate kinase 2 family protein: MKHDAFIFPPGSNASLRKNYDPAYQDGYHEKADSVAKLQANIQQIAEYQDILYAQNTHALLIIFQAMDAAGKDSTIKHVMSGVNPQGFQVFSFKSPSEEELDHDYLWRNMKALPERGRIGIFNRSYYEEVLVVRVHPEILQKQQLPPDAKGNQIWKQRFTEINNFEQYLVNNGIIVLKFFLNVSKSEQKKRFLERIKYPEKNWKFSVSDVQERAFWDDYMAAYEAVFQNTSTDHAPWYIIPSDRKWFTRLIVSDIICTKLQALNLKYPTVSEEHRQQLLQAKSILEQED; this comes from the coding sequence ATAAAACATGACGCTTTTATTTTTCCCCCAGGTTCAAATGCTTCTTTGCGAAAAAATTATGACCCAGCTTATCAGGATGGCTATCATGAAAAAGCTGATTCTGTCGCAAAATTACAGGCAAATATTCAACAAATAGCCGAGTATCAAGATATTCTTTATGCTCAAAATACTCATGCCTTGCTAATTATCTTTCAAGCAATGGATGCGGCTGGCAAAGATAGCACCATTAAACACGTCATGTCTGGTGTCAATCCCCAGGGATTCCAGGTGTTTAGTTTTAAATCTCCCAGCGAGGAAGAATTAGACCATGACTATTTGTGGCGTAACATGAAAGCACTACCAGAACGGGGACGTATTGGGATTTTCAACCGTTCATATTATGAAGAAGTATTGGTAGTGCGGGTACATCCAGAAATTTTGCAAAAGCAACAACTTCCACCTGATGCTAAAGGTAATCAGATATGGAAACAACGTTTTACAGAAATCAATAATTTTGAACAATATTTAGTTAACAATGGCATTATTGTTCTCAAATTTTTCCTCAATGTTTCTAAATCAGAGCAGAAAAAGCGCTTTTTAGAAAGGATTAAATATCCAGAAAAGAATTGGAAATTTTCTGTGAGTGATGTGCAAGAAAGAGCCTTTTGGGATGATTATATGGCAGCTTATGAAGCAGTCTTTCAGAATACCAGCACTGACCATGCACCTTGGTATATCATCCCTAGCGATCGCAAATGGTTTACACGTCTGATAGTATCTGATATTATCTGCACTAAGTTACAAGCATTAAACCTCAAATACCCCACAGTTAGTGAAGAACATCGGCAACAACTTTTACAAGCTAAGTCTATCTTAGAACAAGAAGATTAA
- a CDS encoding nucleotidyl transferase AbiEii/AbiGii toxin family protein has protein sequence MLIKNQITIPEKLPFLERLCWQRADIKNLTLLEMLRIYERGWHYRGVLDDLSQTEALFVQQLSQYYNSWLLSPMLTRDFHQKIVHVLHQLNANFLLECGAYFGGGTLVSLNHGEYRLSKDIDFLCSTGTGYRLLRQKIAQTQYNSLFKTQNNIKLPTEIKADQYGVRFAIMVDETLIKFEIIMEGRIELGKPDYPSWSPVPCLNEIDSFAEKLLANSDRWNDSSVASRDLIDLAVQRLKSPIPREAIEKAETAYPVIEPLKKAISFFQNHPNYREKCFTALKIVDHNKIIDGIDLLAADFC, from the coding sequence ATGTTAATTAAAAATCAAATCACAATACCAGAAAAATTACCTTTTTTAGAAAGATTATGTTGGCAAAGAGCAGATATAAAAAATCTTACTCTTTTAGAGATGCTCAGGATATATGAAAGAGGATGGCATTACCGAGGAGTATTAGATGATTTAAGCCAGACGGAAGCTTTATTTGTCCAACAATTATCTCAATATTATAATTCATGGTTATTATCGCCAATGCTTACCAGGGATTTTCATCAAAAAATTGTCCATGTACTTCATCAACTAAATGCTAATTTCTTATTAGAATGCGGGGCATATTTTGGTGGTGGAACTCTGGTCAGTTTAAATCATGGCGAATATAGATTGAGTAAAGATATAGATTTTCTCTGTTCTACTGGTACTGGCTACCGTCTGTTACGACAGAAAATTGCCCAAACCCAATATAATAGTCTATTTAAGACTCAAAATAATATTAAATTACCCACAGAAATTAAAGCTGACCAATATGGTGTAAGATTTGCAATTATGGTGGATGAAACTCTCATTAAATTTGAGATTATTATGGAAGGGCGGATCGAATTGGGAAAACCAGATTATCCCAGTTGGTCGCCTGTCCCATGTTTGAATGAAATTGATAGTTTTGCTGAGAAGCTATTAGCGAATTCTGACAGATGGAACGATTCCTCAGTTGCATCCAGAGATTTAATTGATTTAGCTGTACAAAGGCTCAAGTCTCCCATTCCTAGAGAAGCAATTGAGAAGGCAGAAACAGCCTATCCGGTAATTGAACCTTTGAAAAAAGCCATCTCTTTTTTCCAAAATCATCCCAACTATCGAGAGAAATGTTTTACTGCATTGAAGATTGTTGATCACAATAAAATTATTGATGGTATTGATTTATTGGCAGCAGATTTTTGCTAA